A single window of Onychomys torridus chromosome 8, mOncTor1.1, whole genome shotgun sequence DNA harbors:
- the Lrrc3c gene encoding leucine-rich repeat-containing protein 3C, which produces MPLLAPGLLHLLLVIGTGGSVPTPQALPQGCYIAEEAGQQTFRCSRAGLSAVPDGIPNSTRKLYLDANQLASVPAGAFQHLPFLEELDLSHNVLVHLSGAAFQGLEGTLRHLDLSANQLASVPVAAFVGLQIQVNLSANPWRCDCALQEVLRQVRLAPGSGTGIVCGPGARPDLVGQEFLLLTSGEELCGTGRGGTRRNTDVALLVTMGGWLTLVVAYLIHYVWQNRDETRRPLKRAPVQPVRSEDSSTLSTVV; this is translated from the coding sequence ATGCCCCTACTGGCTCCTGGCCTCCTGCACCTCCTGCTGGTGATAGGCACAGGGGGTTCTGTGCCCACTCCCCAGGCATTGCCCCAGGGCTGCTACATAGCCGAAGAAGCTGGCCAACAGACATTCCGCTGCAGCCGGGCTGGCCTGAGTGCCGTACCCGACGGCATCCCCAACAGCACCCGAAAGCTTTACCTGGATGCCAACCAGCTGGCATCCGTGCCAGCTGGTGCCTTCCAGCACTTGCCTTTCCTGGAAGAATTAGACCTGTCTCATAATGTCCTTGTCCACCTCTCAGGGGCTGCTTTCCAGGGCCTGGAGGGCACTCTGCGCCACCTTGACCTCTCTGCCAACCAGCTAGCATCCGTGCCTGTGGCAGCCTTCGTGGGGCTGCAGATCCAAGTGAACCTGTCCGCCAACCCATGGCGCTGCGACTGTGCCCTACAGGAAGTGCTCAGGCAGGTGAGGTTAGCTCCAGGCTCGGGGACAGGCATCGTGTGTGGTCCAGGAGCCCGACCAGATCTCGTGGGACAGGAGTTCCTTCTGCTGACTAGCGGGGAAGAGCTGTGTGGCACAGGACGAGGCGGGACCCGAAGGAACACTGATGTGGCCCTGCTAGTCACCATGGGAGGCTGGCTGACACTGGTAGTGGCTTATCTGATCCATTATGTGTGGCAGAACCGTGATGAGACCCGGCGCCCCCTCAAGCGGGCTCCTGTGCAGCCTGTGCGCTCCGAGGACTCCTCTACCCTCAGCACAGTGGTCTGA